The genomic stretch GCGAGAGCCGGCAGCCGTACTCCAGGGCGAACTGCATGCTGTCGGGCAGGAAGGTGTCCACGCCGAGGACGGTCACGGGCACGGGCTCGGAGTCGCTGCCGAAGGCGTTCGGGCAGGTCACGGTCCGGGTCGTGAGCGGGAAGGGCAGATTCTTCAGGCCTTTGGAGCGCGCGTAGTGTCCGGTGGTCCGCTCGACGACGTCGTAGAGGTCGGCGACGAGGCCGTACCACGGTGAGCGCAGGACCGTGACGAAGGCGTCCGGGGCATTGCTGGAGTGGACGGCGGGGGGCTTCAGGAGGGTGAGGGACTGGGTCTGCTGCAACATGTGGGGTCTCTCCTGGTGGAGCGTGGGCGTCAGGACGGCGTGGGCGGGATGTTCTGGTTGCGCCGGAAGGTGTTGGCGGGGTCGTATGCCTTCTTCACGGCGGCCAGGCGGGCATGGCGATGTGTGCCGTAGACCTCGAGGACTCGCCCGGGCGCCTCGTCGTGGAGGTAGTTGACGTAGGCGCCGCCGGTGCACATCGGCGCGAGGCGCTCGATGCTGCGCCGGGGCCAGGCGATGTTCGGCGTGTCCTGCTGCGGGTCCGTCCACTGGGACGAGGCGGTGAAGATGTAGGGCGCGCCGCGGCTCGGGAACGCCGAATCCTCTTCAGGGACGTGCTCGATGGCGCCGCGCAGGTACTCGAAGTCGATGGAGGACAGGGCGGAGGGGATCTCCTGTGCGGCGGCGATGAACGCGGCGGCCGTCTCGGGGGTGAGGTCGGTGGGGTAGCAGGATTTGGTGAAGTAGCGGTGGCCGGCGGGTTCGCCGTGGTCCCCCAGGCTCTGGAGCTCCGCGTACGGCATGCGTCGCACGAGGGTGGCGGCGGGGCCGGTGGTGTCGAAGAGCCGCGCGGTGTGGGCCGGTCCGTCGTCCGGGTCGCCGAACCAGGCGGCGGTGAGGAACAGGGCGGGCCGGCCATGGAGTTCGGCGGGGATCCAGTCCGCGGTGCCCGCGTGCTTGAGGGCTCCGACGGTGTGCAGGTCGTCGGGCTGGCTGGGGGCGAAGTCCCGGTAGGCGGCCAGCGCGTCCTGCGCAGCGGCCAGGGGGTAGACGCCGGTGTGGTAGTGGACGGGGCCGACTGGTCGCAGGCGGAGGGTGAAGCGGGTGACGATGCCGAAGTTGCCGCCGCCTCCGCGCAGAGCCCACAGCAGGTCGGCGTGGTCGTCCTCGGTGGCCTCGACGACCGAGCCGTCCGCCAGGACCACTTCGGCAGCCAGGAGGTGGTCGCAGGTCAGACCCCATTTGCGGGCGAGCCATCCGTAGCCGCCGCCGAGGGTGAGGCCGCCCAGGCCGGTGTGGGAGA from Streptomyces roseochromogenus subsp. oscitans DS 12.976 encodes the following:
- a CDS encoding FAD-binding oxidoreductase: MTHVPLHDRPDLQVPGRWLRPGAPGYDTARRIWNGMHDRRPAFIAPCSSPEEVSEALRYAARTGLEITVRGGGHNVAGTAVADGTLMIDLSPLRTVTVDHAARVAQAGGGCLLADLDAATTPHDLACPAGVVSHTGLGGLTLGGGYGWLARKWGLTCDHLLAAEVVLADGSVVEATEDDHADLLWALRGGGGNFGIVTRFTLRLRPVGPVHYHTGVYPLAAAQDALAAYRDFAPSQPDDLHTVGALKHAGTADWIPAELHGRPALFLTAAWFGDPDDGPAHTARLFDTTGPAATLVRRMPYAELQSLGDHGEPAGHRYFTKSCYPTDLTPETAAAFIAAAQEIPSALSSIDFEYLRGAIEHVPEEDSAFPSRGAPYIFTASSQWTDPQQDTPNIAWPRRSIERLAPMCTGGAYVNYLHDEAPGRVLEVYGTHRHARLAAVKKAYDPANTFRRNQNIPPTPS